DNA from Candidatus Saccharimonadales bacterium:
AAAGTTTTACGTGGAGATCGCGCAGAACTCGTTTTGCGAATTCGTAAAAAAGCCCAGCAAATCGCCATAGGTTGGGCTAGCCCGAGTGAAATTGATGAATTTAACATATGGAAAGCCGTTCAATTGGCGGCAGCAAGGGCGATCAGCCAGCTTGATATTCCGAGTGGAACTTTAATAGTTGTCGACGGTAATGCCAGAATGCTAGGAGAGATGGCAGCAAGCTATGTTGTCAAGGCGGATGATAAATATCCTGCAGTAATGGCTGCGAGTAACGTCGCGAAACTCGCTCGTGATAATTACATGGCAAAGATTGATCATATTTATGAGGGCTTTAATTTTGCTAGCCATGTGGGCTATGGCACGAAAAAGCATCGCGAGAGCCTAGCGCTACTTGGTCCAACCGATATACATAGGTTTAGTTACGGTCCTGTTAAAGAGTTTGCGGTGTGAGTGCGACAGAGATTGGTCGTATGGCCGAGGATGCCGCCGCAACATATTTACATGAACATGGATTTGAAATCTTGCAACAAAACTGGCGAACGCGCTGGTGTGAAATTGATATTGTGTGTAGTAAAAGTAGCGTAGTCTACTTCGTCGAATGTAAGTACAGAGCCAAAAATAATTGGGGCAGCGGATTCGAATACATAACCAACAAAAAGTTGCAGCAAATGCATTTCGCTGCACAATTTTGGGTGGCACAGCATCGGTGGGAAGGCGACTATAGCTTAAGCGCGATTGAACTTGCTGATAACCCGCCGCAGGTAAATGAGTTTTTAAAAGAAATATAGAGATCTGGTATTTGGCTCAAAGGGCGATTAGTTACACCACGATTGTTATTTGATCGATTCTAAAAACTCAGCCACTAGGTTTTCGTCGCGTGCACGCCACAAAACTTTTACTTCAATGTCCTCGATCGCTTGCGAAATGTTACGCCTTAAGCCTTGATCGTCTAGCTTTTGCTCGAAAAACTTTTTAAATTTTGCGAGTTCAAGTTCTGTACTAAAACCACTGGCAAAATACTGAGGTAGATCACTGTAATGCAAGTCGCCCTTAAAAGTGTTCTCTAGCCAACCCCAATTTGCGTGAGCCCAGTGCCAGGTAAGTTTTTTGCTAGCCGGGTTGCGCATAAGTCGCAAAAGCCAAAACGGTACATCCTGGTTGCGTATTTTGTTAGTTGGTAAAAGATTCAAGATCTCGGTAATTTGTGATTCACTTTTTGTACTAGTTAAGCCCGCGGTTAGTAAAAGCTTTTCTTGAGCTGAACTCGTAGTTTTGTACCAGTTTAAAAGCTTGGCAAAGTCTTGCGTCTCGCCGATTTTGCCAACTGAGCTATAAAAAACCTCCCGACCCTCAACAGGTAGGTCGTTAGTTTTACCTGCCTGCCTAAAAACCTGCAACATTTGCTGATTGGCAAGTTTATTTTCGCCGAGCACAGCCAGGTTTAAAATTACAGGTCGCAAAAGGTTGTCGTTGTAACTCTCATCTCCGAGGGGTTTTAAACCAAGGTGATTTAGCTGCTTTTTAATCAAATTATTTACAAATTTATTAAAATGTAATTTTTGCGCATCGCTAATTAAGAACTCTGTGGCGCCTAAAATGCTAGCAATA
Protein-coding regions in this window:
- a CDS encoding YraN family protein, producing the protein MSATEIGRMAEDAAATYLHEHGFEILQQNWRTRWCEIDIVCSKSSVVYFVECKYRAKNNWGSGFEYITNKKLQQMHFAAQFWVAQHRWEGDYSLSAIELADNPPQVNEFLKEI
- a CDS encoding ribonuclease HII — its product is MIVGIDEVGRGCLAGPVCVAAVLMPEKFKMKGLADSKKVLRGDRAELVLRIRKKAQQIAIGWASPSEIDEFNIWKAVQLAAARAISQLDIPSGTLIVVDGNARMLGEMAASYVVKADDKYPAVMAASNVAKLARDNYMAKIDHIYEGFNFASHVGYGTKKHRESLALLGPTDIHRFSYGPVKEFAV